In Frederiksenia canicola, the sequence TAAGTGATGAGCTACCACAGTTTAGAATAAGAACTAAATTTTTAGACATAATTGACATACCTAAGTTGAGTTTAACAGACAGGTTCAAATGAACCTAAACCGGCATAGGATACACCTTTTGCCTTTTAAAATAAATTGCAAAGAATATAAAAGGTTGAAATGGGTTAAGAATTGGACAAGGTTTGTTAAATTTGCGAAAAGAAGACGTATTAAGTTATCAAATTTGCTTGGAACAAGCGGATAGATCCAAGCAAAACTTTGTATAACATAATATAAACCGTGACATCGTCTCGTTATTGTCTCGCCAAGCGAGCGTTCTCAGCAATTTGTTCAAAATTGGAACGAAACGGATTGATGTCTAAACCTCCACGGCGGGTATAACGGGCATATACCGTCAATTTTTCGGGAGATGCGAACTGCATGAGATCACAGAAGATCCGCTCAACACATTGTTCGTGAAATTCGTTGTGTTGGCGGAAAGAGACTAAATATCGCAAAAGTTTTTCCTGATCTAACCGCTTGCCGACGTAATGAATTTGTACACTTCCCCAATCGGGCTGTTGAGTAATTAAACAGTTTGATTTGAGTAAGTGGCTAACCAAATATTCTTCAACCACTTCACCGCTGGCACAGTTGGTCAAAATGTTGGGGTTGAAAGCATAATCATGAATTTCAATATCTTGCTGATCAATACAAGTGCCTTTAAAGGTCGCAATAGCGTGTTGATAATAATGATCCAGTGTATTGAGTTGAACGCTAACTTTGCCTTTTGCACATTGCTGTAAGTCGTTTTCAATGGTTTGGCGAACCGTTTCAAGATCGGCAAATTTTGTTTGATTAAAACTATTTAAATACAGTTTAAAACTTTTCGATTCAATCAAATTTTCACTTTGAAAATCTAATTTCACATCAGCTATTGCCACTTGCGGCACACCTTTATCATTCAGCCATGAAATTTCGTAAGCAGTCCATAAATCGACGCCTATGGAGAAAGGTTGATGGTGAGTAATACCTAGCTGATCGCGGTTTAATTGGCGAGGGACGCCTTGTAAGAGTGACGCATCATAATGTTCGGCATACTGAGTTTGTTGTCCGAGTTTTAAGACGTTAAGGCTTTGGTGTTGATAAGTCATGTAGTTTTCCTTTAGGTCAATACAAGCGGTCAGATCCTCGCAATAATTTGCAAATTTAGCCTGATCTTAAGCCGCTTGTGGGGCAGGTATTCTAAATCATTTTGAACAGTCAGAACAATTTTCCTATTTTGGCGATATAATCCCGCAATCGCTTTTATATTTTATAGATTATGCAAAACCAGATTTTTAGTGTTAGTCAGCTGAACTATTCCGTTCGCCACCAATTAGAAGCAGAATTTGGACACATTTGGCTCGTGGGTGAAATTTCTAACTTCAGCCAACCTGTTTCAGGACATTGGTATTTGACCTTAAAAGATGAACATGCCCAAGTGCGTTGTGCAATGTTTCGTATGAAGAACCAGCGAGTCAATTTTCAGCCAAAAAATGGAATGCAAGTACTGGTTCGTGCTGGCGTGAGTTTGTATGAACCACGGGGTGACTATCAAGTCATCATTGAATCTATGCAACCTGCAGGCGATGGTTTATTACAGCAGCAGTTTGAACAGCTCAAAGGCAAACTTGCTGCCGAAGGGCTGTTTGCTCAAGAACACAAAAAGCCATTACCATCCTTTGTCAAACGGATTGGTATCATCACGTCATCAAGTGGTGCAGCATTGCAAGATATGTTACAGATTTTACAGCGGCGTGATCCGAGTTTGCAGATTGTAATTTATCCAACAATGGTGCAAGGTAAAGAAGCGACTCAAGATATTGTCACAATGATTCAGCTTGCCAACCTTCGCAGGGAATGCGATGTGTTGATTGTTGGGCGAGGCGGTGGTTCGCTTGAAGATCTGTGGTGTTTTAATGAAGAATCCGTTGCTCGAGCTATTTATCATTCTCAAATCCCGATTATTAGTGCAGTAGGACATGAAACTGATGTGACAATTGCAGATTTTGTGGCGGATTTACGTGCACCAACACCTTCGGCAGCAGCTGAATTAGTCAGCCGTGATCAACAAGATTTGATGCGTCGCTTGCAACATCAACTGGATAGAGCAAGCCTTGCATTTGATCGCATATGGTCTGAAAAAGTCAATCATTTTAGCCACTTAACCACTCGACTCAATGCACAACATCCTGCTCGCCAGTTACCACAGTTGTCCCAAACATTGAATCAATCACATCAACGATTGCAACGAGCGATAACGAACTTACTTTTTTATCATTCACGTCAGATTCAGCAGCTGTCACAACGGCTTAACACTCAACACCCACAGCGAAATCTTGAGCGACAACGGCAACAGTTATTGGCATTACATAAACGAGCGGCACAACAAATTGAGCAAATTCAACGACGTAAACAGCAACGTTGGCAAGCAGCTGATCAGCGTTTACGGCTAAACCCTTTGCCACATCAGCTTTCCCAACTGCAACAACATTGGCAGCATTTAACTCAACGTGCCAATTATGCCATGGATAAGCAATTGTCTGAACAGCAGCAAATTTTCCAACAGCTTTGTGTGCGGTTAGAGACATTGAGCCCATTAAAAGTACTGTCGAGAGGCTATTCTGTGACAAGCAATGAGACCGGCAATACGGTGGTGAATATTGCACAGGTCAAAGTGGGAGAGCAGATCCGTACTCGCTTGGCAGAAGGTGAAATTGTGAGTGAGGTGTTGGAGATCCACTCACGACAAGCGGTCAGATCCGCCTCATAATTTGCAAAACGTAACACGAAAAAGACCGCTTGTAGGCGGTCTTTGATTTTTTAATCGATGATTTCAATTTCGGTATTGACGTTCAGTCCCCGAACAAGTTGAGAGCCTTTTCTAGCTCGTTCGCCGCGGTAGTTGGCGATGTCTTCAGGTTTCAAGGTAATTTTGCGTCTGCCTGAGGTGAAGACCAACGAACTGGTTGGGCGAATGGTGAGTAGTTTCGCTAACAATTCAGTGCCTGTTTTGGCTGCGGCGGACGAGATGTTGATGATTTTGTTGCCCTTACCTTTGGAGAGTGTTGGTAAGTCACTGACTGGGAACACCAACATTCTACCGACGCTGCTCATTGCCACCAACAAATTTTCTTCGTTTTCGTCCAACAGTTGCGGCGGTAACACTTTGGCATTGTCGGTGAGAGAAATGACTGCTTTGCCCGCTTTGTTGCGAGAGACCAAATCTTCAAATTGGCAAATGAAGCCGTAGCCAGAATCCGATGCCATCAGCACTTTGCGATTTTCTTCCGCCATCAGTACAAATTGCACCGTTGCCCCTTCAGGTAACGCCAGTTTGGTAGTGATTGGTTCGCCTTGGGAACGGGCGTTTGGGAGCGACAGCGGATCAACGGCATAGCAACGCCCTGTGTTGTCGATAAACACCACTGGCTGATTGCTTTTGCCGTGGGCGTGGGCAAGATAACCATCGCCCGCTTTGTAATTTAGTTCTTGCACGTTGATATCGTGCCCTTTGGCACAACGTACCCAGCCTTTTTCTGACAAAATTACCGTAACTGGTTCGGTTGGGGTGAGTTCACTCTCAGCAATCGCTTTTGCTTCGGCACGCTCCACCAATGGTGAGCGGCGTGGGCTGGCAAAGGTTTTTGCGTCTGCCTGAATTTCTTGTTTGATCAGATTATTCAGTTTGCGTTCAGAGCCGAGAATGCCTTGTAAATAGTGCTTCTCATCTTCCAATTTCTGCTGTTCAGCACGCAGTTGATGTTCTTCCAATTTCGCCAAATGACGTAACCGCAAATTCAAAATCGCTTCCGCTTGGATTTCACTTAAGTTGAAACGGCGGATCAACTCCGCTTTTGGATCGTCTTCGTTGCGAATAATCTCAATCACTTCATCAATATTCAAAAAGGCGATGTGCAAGCCGGATAAAATATGCAAGCGGCTGAGAATTTTATCCAAACGGAAATTCAAACGGCGAGTGACGGTGCTGCGGCGAAATTCGAGCCATTCGGTCAGAATGGTTAGCAGGTTTTTCACTGCTGGTTTGCCGTCTAAGCCGATCATATTCATATTGACCCGATAACTTTTTTCCAAATCGCTGGTAGCGAAAAGATGATCCATCAGTTGCTGATTATCGGCACGTTTTTTGGTATCGAGCACAATACGAATTGGGTTTTCGTGATCGGATTCATCACGAATATCGTCCACCATCGGCAATTTTTTATTTCGCATTTGGGTGGCGATTTGTTCGATGATTTTTGATGGTGATGCTTGATGCGGTAGGGCAGTGATGACGATTTTATCGTCTTCTTTATGCCACACCGCCCGCATTTTGATCGAGCCTTTGCCCTGTTCGTAAATTTTGGCGATGTCCGTTTTGGGGGTGATGATCTCCGCTTCTGTTGGATAGTCTGGGCCTTGTACAATTTCAAGTAAATCCGCTAAACAAGCGGTTGGATTCTCTAAAAGTTTTACACTTGCTTCGGCTAACTCATTGATATTATGGGGAGGAATGTCAGTCGCCATTCCCACGGCGATCCCTGTGGTGCCGTTGAGCAAAATATGCGGTAAGCGAGCAGGTAAGTATTTTGGCTCTTCTAAGGAACCGTCAAAATTCGGCTGGAAATCCACCGTGCCTTGCCCGAGTTCGCCCAGCAATAATTCTGCCATTTTTGACAGCTTAGATTCGGTATAACGCATGGCGGCGAAGGATTTCGGATCATCGGGTGCCCCCCAGTTGCCTTGCCCGTCAATCAATGGATAGCGGTAGGAAAACGGCTGTGCCATCAGCACCATCGCTTCGTAGCAGGCACTGTCGCCGTGTGGGTGGAATTTACCCAGCACATCACCGACGGTGCGAGCTGATTTTTTGTATTTGGCGGACGCATTCAGACCGAGTTCTGACATCGCATACACAATGCGGCGTTGTACAGGTTTCAAGCCATCGCCGATAAACGGCAAAGCACGATCCATAATGACATACATTGAATAGTTGAGATAAGCGTCTTCCGTAAAACGCTTGATTGGCATCTGCTCAATGCCTTCGTAGTTCAGTTCGGGGGTTTTGATTGTCATTGGTTTATTATTGAAATATCAATTCTGCCCCCGTAAGAGCGGGGGCAGAATGGTGTAACTGTATTTTTATAGAGTATATTTTCGCTTATTTTCAGAGGTTTGTCTAAACTAAATTTTCCGCACAAAGAGCATTGTGATAAGCGACATTATACATAACGCAATTGCCAGCAACCACGTGCTGTGATAACCAAAATGTCTAGCAACCAAACCTGCGAATGGACCAGCGATCACCCAGCTCGCGGAGCCTGTGTTGGTAAACAAAGTGGTGGCGGTGCCCATTTTGTAAGGCATTAAATCTTGGAAATAGAGCATACCGATTGACGCAAAAATGCCGATAAACAAACCGTTGAATAGTTGAATAGCGATGAGTTGCCATTCCGTTTGGGCGAATGTCAGCCCGATGTAGTAGCAAACGCCAGAGACAATACTAATTAGCATCAAGGTTTTCTTGCTGACAAAACGGGTGCAGTAGCCTGCGATCAGCATGACGGGGATTTCAATCCCTGCGGCAGTACCCATCATAATCCCAGCCAAGCGCTCAGGAAGTGCGAGGTCTTTGCTAATGTAAATCGGCATATTGATAAACATCATCGCATTGCATACGTTGAGCAGCAAGCAGCTAATGCAGAGCAGAATCACGGCGTTGCGGTTGCTGACTATCCCTTCTTCTCGTAATTCAGGATTTGCAAAACGTTGAGCGGAACTGACCGCTTGCGGTAGCATCAAGAGCACGATAATGATGGAGATCGCAAAAATCGTTGCCGAGGCGGCATACATAAACGTAAAGCCAAGTTGATCAGCCAAGAAATAGGCAAGTGGCGGACCGACAATCCACGACAGTGAAAGTTGTGCCCGCAGCACACTGTTAAACATGGTGCTATCTCGTTTTTGGCTCTCGCTATATTCACGCGACAGGGCAAACAACTGCGAACCTGCCGATGAGCCCAAGCCAAAAATCAGTGTGCCTAAAATCAGCAGTAGATAATAATCACGATTGAAAGCGAATAGCAGACAGCCGAGCATCTGCATGACACAGCTGATAGCAATAATCCGTTTGCGGTTTGGGTAGCGATCGGAATAGTGAGCAACAATTTGGCTTATCACCATGGCACCGAGTGAGTTGATCGAATAAAACAGCCCGACCATCAGCGGATCATCGGTGACTTCTTTGTGCAGATAAACGGTCAGCGCGGGAATACGTAACGCACTGGCAAGGCCTGTCATAAAAATGACCATCAAAAACGCTGCCGAAGCCGAAGTGAGCAGTTTGCGGGAAATGTTGGTATCTAGGGGCGTGAGAGGTTGCATAGGATAGTCTTGTGCAATGAAAATGGGTATTATAGCTTAGGGCTGATGCCTTAGGTTAGCAATAATTCAGCACCGTTGGTACGGTTTAAAAATAAAAAGAGCAACGATGTTGCTCAATAATATATTACCTAGGGCATTAGCCCTAGGTGATATGAAACGCTATTTATTTTTTCTTCGCATATTTGAGCGAGTCAATCGCTACAGCGAAGATGATAATGCTACCTTTAATGATGTATTGCCAGTATGGGTTTACGCCGATGTAGGTTAAGCCGTAGTTGATGACGGTGAAGATCAACACCCCAGTTACTACGCCGATAACAGTACCCACACCACCTGCGAAGGAAACGCCGCCTACCACACAAGCCGCAATTGCATCAAGTTCATACATAAAGCCTAAGTTGTTGGTGGCTGAGCCGATACGACCTGCTTCGAGCATACCGCCGAAGCCGTAGAACATCCCTGCAATCATATAGATAATCACTAAGTTGCGAGCGACGTTTACGCCTGAAACACGGGCCGCTTCTGGGTTACCGCCGATAGCAAAGATGTTTTTACCGAAACGGGTTTTGTTCCACATAATCCACACTAAAATCGCAGCAATGGCGGCGTAAATTGTGATGTAAGAGAGATTAAACGAGCCGATGCGGAAGAAACCTTGGGCAAAGGTAGAGAAGCTGTCGTTAAAGCCAGCGATTGGTGATGAACCCACGGCATCATAGTAGAGTGAGTTGATACCATATACGATGATCATCGTCCCCATTGTGGCAATGAATGGTGTTACGTTGAGATAAGCAATGACCAAACCATTGATCAAGCCGATTACTGCACCTACCGCACAAACGACCAAAATCACCACGGGAATTGGAATTTCGCTTAAGTTCGGGAACACTCGGTTCATATTGTCCATGGCTTGTAATAAGGTCGCAGAAATGACTGCTGCAAGACCAACTTGGCGGCCTGCGGATAAGTCCGTACCTTGTGTTACTAGCAAGCCTGCGACACCAAGTGCGATGATCAAGCGGACAGACGATTGCGTTAAAATGTTACTGAAATTGCGTAAACTTAAGAAACTAGGATCTTGGGCGATGATAATCACCAATAGAACCAGTAGCACAAAGTAAATCGCATTTTGTTTGAGAAAATCCAAAGATTTATTTTGTTGAAGTGCAGACATAATTCATTTCCTTCTAAATTTACAAATATTTTGCTGCTAATTGCAAAATCTCTTCTTGAGAAGTGTGGGCGGTTTCGACAATGCCCGCCACTTTACCGTTACTCATCACGAGAATGCGGTCGGTTACCCCGAGTAGCTCTGGCATTTCAGAAGAGATCATAATTATCCCTTTATCTTTTTGTGCCAGTTGCATCATTAGCTGGTAAATCTCATATTTTGCCCCGATGTCGATACCACGAGTTGGTTCATCAAGCATCAAAATATCAGGTTGAGTGAGCAACCAACGTCCGATAACCACTTTTTGTTGGTTACCACCCGATAGGGAACCGATATGGGTGCGGTGCGATGGCGTTTTCACATTCATTGAGTCGATCACCCATTGGGTATCGCTTTTCATTTTTTTATCACTCAATAAACCGAACGAGCTGATATAAGATTTCATATTAGAAATCAACGAGTTAAATTCGATGCTGAGATTAGCATAAATGCCCGTTGAGCGACGTTCTTCGGTCACTAATGCAAAGCCATTGTTGATCGCCTCCAAGGCAGTATGATTATGCATTTCTTTGCCGTTGAGTTTGATCGTGCCGCTTTTGCGTTCCCGCACGCCAAAAATAGTTTCGACAATATCCGTCCGCTTCGCCCCAACCAAACCCGCAATACCGAGAATTTCGCCTTTACGCAATTCAAAGCTAACATCTTGAATAGATGGCTGATTTTGTGCAGTGAGATTTTCCACCTGCAAAATAACTTCTTTCGGGGTATTGGTTTTTGGTGGGAAACGTTGGGTGAGCTCACGCCCAACCATCATTGCCACGATGCTATCCATCGTGGAATCTTTCACCGTAACAGTGTTAATCCATTTACCATCACGCAAAATAGTGATTTCGTCACAAATTTTGAAAATTTCATCCATTTTGTGCGAAATGTAGATAATGCCACAGCCACGATTTTTCAGTTTTTCGATAATTTTGAACAGATGTTCAACTTCTTTTTCCGATAATGACGATGTTGGTTCGTCCATAATCACGATTTTGGCGTTATAGGAGAAGGCTTTGGCGATTTCAATCATCTGCATTTGCGACACGGACAAATTGGCGACTTTTTCTTTCGGATCAATATTGATGTCCAGTTCATCAAAAATCGCTTTAGTGTCGTTGTACATTTTTGTGTGATCGACAAAAAAGCCTTTAAGTGGGTAGCGACCGAGCCATAAATTGTCCATTACGCTGCGTTGGCGAACAAGGTTTAGCTCTTGATGAACCATTGAAATACCGTTTTCGAGAGCTTCTTTGGACGTTTTGAAATTAACGGGTTTATCTAAGAATAGAATGTCGCCTTCGTCCTTGGCGTAAATGCCGAATAGGCATTTCAGTAACGTTGATTTACCTGCACCGTTTTCGCCCATTAAGGCGTGAACAGAGTGTGATTTCACGGTGAGATTTGCATGATCTAATGCTTTAACGCCAGGAAAGGATTTGCTGACATTTTTCATTGTCAGTAGCACTTGGCTAGTCTGTGTGTGTTCTGTCATATCCAACCTCATAAATTGTCGGGGATTAGAATCTCATGCGATGAAAACTCTCCTCTCGCGTTAGCAAACGGAATACCGCCAGAGACGGGGAGAAGCGTTTACAAGCGGTCAGTTACTCCGAGTTTTTTGCAATTCCCCTATCTCCTTGCTTGGCAAGGGGATTTTCCCGCTGAGGCGGGAGCAAAATTGTCTACCCCGATAAAACAAAGGGGAGGCGAGCTCCCCAAAATCATTATTATTTTAAAAACTCAGACAGGTTGTCTTTATCAACACCGACATATGGAATGCGAAGGATTTTATCTTTCAACATCCAGTTAGTGCCTTCAGCAATTGGTTTACCAGCTGCGAGATTGTTAGAAAGTTGAACAATCGCCTTACCTTGTGTTACGCCATCATTTAAAACTGTACCGGCAATTTCTCCTTTTTTGATGAGTTGTAATACTTCTGGTAACGCATCCACCCCAAAGATTGGTAATTTTTTACCGTGTGCTTTGGTTGCTTCTAATGCCCCCATTGCCATACCGTCATTGTTTGCAATAATTACTTCAATGTCTTTTGCTTTGGAGCTAGATAACCATGCATCCGTTTTATCTTTTGCAAGTGCGGCATCCCACATACCAGTGTCTTGGAATAGTTCTTCGGTTTGGATACCCACTTTATTGAGTTGATCAATGACATATTTTGTACGCGCTTCCGCATCTGGGTGACCTGGTTCACCTTTTAATAGTACATACTGGATTTTGCCATCTTTATTTAAATCGGCCATTGGGTTGGCTTTCCAATATTTTGCGACAAGATCACCTTGGATCACGCCAGATTCTTGAGGGTTAGTTCCGACGTAGTAAGCATTTTCATAGCTGTTGATCGCGGCATCACCAGGGTCTTTATTGAAGAAAATAACAGGGATGTTATCTGGTTTTGCTTTACCAATGATGGTTTTTGCTGCGGAAGGGTCAACTAAGTTGATAGCAAGAGATTTTACGCCTTTAGAAATCAATACATCGACTTGGTCATTTTGGATAGATTGAGCGTTTTGAGAATCGTTCATCAATAATTCGATGTTTTTGAATTGAGTCGCTTCTTTCTCAATTTCTTTACGCATGAGTGACATAAAGTTATCATCATATTTATAGATGGTCACACCAACACGATCAGCTGCTTGTGCTGAAGTTGCAATTACACCTAAACCGACAGCTAAAGCAAGTGAACTTAATACTGTTTTTTTCATAATTGACTCCTAATTGGAATTTTAATTTCGATTAAATGTAGTCATCTTCTGATGAGCTGGTGAAATTTTACTCCAATTACGCAAAAAAAAATGTGATCTTATTCACAGAATTGCAAACGATTGCCTAATATAATTTACAAAAATTGAAAATCCTTGATCTGATTGCGTAGCTGAGTTATCCATATTTTTTGATTCTGGGGCAACTTGTTTTGTGCAGATTCAAACCAGTGTTTGAGTTCAGGAAAATGTTCTGGATATCGTTGACACAAGCGTTTTAAACTGACGTAACAGCTTGCAAGTGAGCGTTGTGAATGAGCAAACCCAGCCAGATTACGGCGATCTTGGTCATCGAGTGCTATTGTAGCAAGCGGTGAGATCGTAATGATTTTTTGCAAATCAGCATAAACTTCCGTAAAAAAAGGCTGTAAAGGTAAATCTCGCTCAAATTGTAATTTGGCTTGTTGTACAAATTGTTTGCCTACTTCCGTTAGTGGATAGAGCATCATCGCACTGCGTAAGCCACTGCTGGCTTCAGCAGCCGGGGTGATCTGTACCAACTCAAAACCGCACTCCGTCCAAAACGATAATAATGCCTTATTCAGCCCAAAACTGACGGAAACAAATTCAACAAACGGATCCATTTGCAAAATGATTTGTGAAACTAACCGCTTGCCATAGCCTTGCCGTTGATATTCAGGCTGCACCGCAATGCGAGAAATCCGCATGGAACGTAGCCGACAAGCATCGGGCAAATTGCCTTGAAAACAGAGATATTGAGCGACTAAATTGCCTTGTGGGCGCCGTTCGCCCCGCCAAATCGCGTGGGTGAGTGTCTCATCTAACCCCCCTTCTTTCATTGCCCAACAGCCTGCGATAAGTTGTTGATCTTCAACCAGTTCATATAACTGTTGATCTTTAGCATCAAATAATCGGCGAAGATCCGTTGGGGTGGTTTTGTAGTGGGCTTGAGCGAGTAAATGGTAAAAATCGATCTTGGAAATCCCTTTTAATTCTCTTTTTTCAACAGGAGGGATTTCGTCATCTAAAAGCAACAATTGTGAGATAAATTGTTCGAGCGGATCATCTTCCTGCCAACGCAACGGCTGGGTAAGTTGCCATTGTCGGTTAGGACGTTGTAATGTGGGAAGAAATTTCAACGAAAAGCCTCGCCCTGTACCTTCGTAATTTTGGGTAGTTGTGGTTAAAACGACTTTCGCAAAATAGTCACAAAAAGTATGTAACATCGGCAATGGTAGGCTAGCGGCTTCGTCAATAAACAGCCATTGCTGAGGTGAAATTTTTTTTAAATCAATTAGTTGAATAAGTTTATCGGGGGCGAAAAAGGGAATGGCTGCCGATTCAATCCCTTTCCAAAAATTGGGTAATGCCGAATGGCTGCGGGCGGTAATCAACACTTGATGGGTCTTTGCAAGTTGCTCAGCAAGTTTGCCTGAAATAGTCGATTTTCCTCGCCCACGAGGTGCAGTAATTAAATGAATATCCGCCCGATCAAGCGGTAAGTTTTGCAGAATAATTTGCTGCTCGGCAGTCAAATCAAACGCTTTTTGAGTGGCGTTGTCACGTTTTTTGAGCAAGGCAGGCAATTCATTGACAATATCAAATCCAAATTTTGCCACTAATTGTTTGAAATAAGCATAAAAATTCGGGGCAGCAGTAGCTTGTTGATTATTCCAGCGTAGCGAATCGACATCCACTTGCAGTGTTAATTCGTGCCATTTGGGGCAGAGTAGAAAAAGCGTGCCGTTGTCTTGAATAGTGCCCGCCACAATCGCCAATGCCTCTAAATTCAAACAAACCCCATTCTCCGCCCGCATATCGTAAATTGCATAGGGAAACTCCTGACCGAGCAGGGTTTTTGCATTGGAGAAGGGGATAGGAAAAAGGGAAGAAGGAAGATAAATCTGTCCTGAATGTACAGAATGTTGATTGCTTTCAGTCGTGCTCCTCTCTTTTTCAAAGTGAGGAGCCAGTTCGTTACTAATGACAACTAATCGCCGCATTATTCTGCCAATTTCTCGCTAATATACGGATCTTCAAACCCAAGGGAGTGCATAATTTCAGTTTCGAGGTTTTCCATTTCTTCGGCTTCTTCATCAGTTAAATGATCGTAGCCGAGTAAATGCAGCGTACCGTGAATGGCAAGATGAGCCCAATGAGCCTCCAGCGGTTTTCGCTGTTCTTCTGCTTCTTTTTCAACTACTTGGCGACAAATCACTAAATCGCCCAACAACGGCATCTCAATACCTTCAGGCATTTCAAACGGGAACGACAGGACGTTAGTTGGCTTGTCTTTACCACGATAAGTCAAATTCAGCTCGTGGCTTTCGGCTTCATCGACAATACGAACAGTGATTTCCGTTTCGGGATAGTTTGCCATTTTGGCTTCTAAGGTCAAGGCTTGGTTGATCCAAGTGTGAAATTGTTGCTCGCTCGGCAAGCCGTTTTGGTTTTCACTGGCGAGTTGGAGATCGATATAGAGATTTTGCATAATGTGGTTTCAAGAAAAAAATAATGGCTATTCTAGCGGAGTTTTATGAGAAAATCATGTTGTGAATTGGCGTGAAATATGCCGAAAAAGAGCATAAGGTGCGTGCTGTCGGGCGATTGTCGCCTTACTGTCGTGGCGAATAAAAGTGATCTGAATAAAATGAACGGCACACAAACAATGATTAAGGAGAATGTGATGATTATTCAAAAATTACGTTTACAACGCGGTTGGTCACAAGAACAACTGGCGGAAATCAGTGGACTGAGTGTCAGAACAATTCAGCGACTTGAAAAAGGGCAAAGCGGTAGCTTAGAAAGTTTAAAAGCATTGGCGGCTGTTTTTGAAGTCGATTTTCACCAACTACAAGGAGAACAAACCATGACAGAGCAACATATCGAAACA encodes:
- the mglA gene encoding galactose/methyl galactoside ABC transporter ATP-binding protein MglA → MTEHTQTSQVLLTMKNVSKSFPGVKALDHANLTVKSHSVHALMGENGAGKSTLLKCLFGIYAKDEGDILFLDKPVNFKTSKEALENGISMVHQELNLVRQRSVMDNLWLGRYPLKGFFVDHTKMYNDTKAIFDELDINIDPKEKVANLSVSQMQMIEIAKAFSYNAKIVIMDEPTSSLSEKEVEHLFKIIEKLKNRGCGIIYISHKMDEIFKICDEITILRDGKWINTVTVKDSTMDSIVAMMVGRELTQRFPPKTNTPKEVILQVENLTAQNQPSIQDVSFELRKGEILGIAGLVGAKRTDIVETIFGVRERKSGTIKLNGKEMHNHTALEAINNGFALVTEERRSTGIYANLSIEFNSLISNMKSYISSFGLLSDKKMKSDTQWVIDSMNVKTPSHRTHIGSLSGGNQQKVVIGRWLLTQPDILMLDEPTRGIDIGAKYEIYQLMMQLAQKDKGIIMISSEMPELLGVTDRILVMSNGKVAGIVETAHTSQEEILQLAAKYL
- the mglB gene encoding galactose/glucose ABC transporter substrate-binding protein MglB, which codes for MKKTVLSSLALAVGLGVIATSAQAADRVGVTIYKYDDNFMSLMRKEIEKEATQFKNIELLMNDSQNAQSIQNDQVDVLISKGVKSLAINLVDPSAAKTIIGKAKPDNIPVIFFNKDPGDAAINSYENAYYVGTNPQESGVIQGDLVAKYWKANPMADLNKDGKIQYVLLKGEPGHPDAEARTKYVIDQLNKVGIQTEELFQDTGMWDAALAKDKTDAWLSSSKAKDIEVIIANNDGMAMGALEATKAHGKKLPIFGVDALPEVLQLIKKGEIAGTVLNDGVTQGKAIVQLSNNLAAGKPIAEGTNWMLKDKILRIPYVGVDKDNLSEFLK
- the ybeY gene encoding rRNA maturation RNase YbeY; translation: MQNLYIDLQLASENQNGLPSEQQFHTWINQALTLEAKMANYPETEITVRIVDEAESHELNLTYRGKDKPTNVLSFPFEMPEGIEMPLLGDLVICRQVVEKEAEEQRKPLEAHWAHLAIHGTLHLLGYDHLTDEEAEEMENLETEIMHSLGFEDPYISEKLAE
- a CDS encoding GNAT family N-acetyltransferase, coding for MRRLVVISNELAPHFEKERSTTESNQHSVHSGQIYLPSSLFPIPFSNAKTLLGQEFPYAIYDMRAENGVCLNLEALAIVAGTIQDNGTLFLLCPKWHELTLQVDVDSLRWNNQQATAAPNFYAYFKQLVAKFGFDIVNELPALLKKRDNATQKAFDLTAEQQIILQNLPLDRADIHLITAPRGRGKSTISGKLAEQLAKTHQVLITARSHSALPNFWKGIESAAIPFFAPDKLIQLIDLKKISPQQWLFIDEAASLPLPMLHTFCDYFAKVVLTTTTQNYEGTGRGFSLKFLPTLQRPNRQWQLTQPLRWQEDDPLEQFISQLLLLDDEIPPVEKRELKGISKIDFYHLLAQAHYKTTPTDLRRLFDAKDQQLYELVEDQQLIAGCWAMKEGGLDETLTHAIWRGERRPQGNLVAQYLCFQGNLPDACRLRSMRISRIAVQPEYQRQGYGKRLVSQIILQMDPFVEFVSVSFGLNKALLSFWTECGFELVQITPAAEASSGLRSAMMLYPLTEVGKQFVQQAKLQFERDLPLQPFFTEVYADLQKIITISPLATIALDDQDRRNLAGFAHSQRSLASCYVSLKRLCQRYPEHFPELKHWFESAQNKLPQNQKIWITQLRNQIKDFQFL